The genomic region caaattcccccacacttagcttttgctagtcctcgagcaaaacaaacaaacaaaagaaacaaaacatataatctaaaccttccaacgtttgcctcagggatttccaatgaaacataacatgtcaaagatcagcactcacatagatttaagcaatccttaccctcgagcatacttaatccTAGTCACCATTCACcagctcacatttaatcaattaaaacaacattttgaaagtagtaacatgccttagaaaattccctcaattccttactggttgtactctcaattttcacacagattttctgactacactccctacactagatatatgtgagaagattgatgtaaacatgtagatgaacactcacatatgttataacaaggaaaacattttctggaattatgacaatgacatatatatgatctcatgaatggaatgctactacttagacacgagaactagggataccatatgctcaaaccaattttaaactccacatattgaaacacataacaatcaagatagaagtctaggggttgtaacagggctaaggtattggctaacaaggaaaggtagaggaaacaaacgttcttaaagcaatagtgagcaaagtaatgaattaaacacttagaattccctttagaatgcaaaaatcaactttgaacacccaaggggaagtcacacaaaacttagggccatattcaactttttggaccctttcttcaacaaccaacacttgtgagttcattctcacttattttcaactccttttctttcttttctgcttctttctcttctttttcacatttttttttccgtgcctcctttgagactttggcacacacatacacacaaaaatcccttctcccacacttgttttctgcaataatgtcactcaaaaagaattccttctaagtcatgctccactatacttcaagaacaagggtatggaaagtcctattctaggctatgTAAGGgggatgtggttaacaaagaaaataggctaaataaggttCAAAGGGCTAttcctacaatacaaatgacaagggtggattcggctatttggctatggtggtgactacaaaacaacttcatcttgttatttgttctgctaatcaatttcatgctttgaatgaaacgggtatgagttctagtatttggaactatagtgatgaaatgcattctaagtagcaaccaagcaaagaataatgagatcatgcatcgactttagaaaacaagaatgcacagataaacgtttaggctcaagtctctcagggatgtagtgtttgtttgagttccttccttcaagcatgttacaaaaactgattttatcctttgtgattacatgtgaattcgtaaactataactacaaccaagcataaaccaaagagcaaatcaaacttccatccatgtttgtgaCTCTcattaacagtcatgcattaaaaaccaaatcctcatcattgtgttggaaggtaccctaagacacaaacaaacatgcaaaaacaactctttttggctttttcaaaacactttttcaaattttttttaaattttcggatttttacttcaaaacacaccaaaacagctcaaaatgcactaaaaacacttaaaaacagtgagaaacaacattagaagtgataagtgatagaatcccatgaatttgcataaaaacacttgtttacccccacctccccccccccccccacacttaaatcaatcattgtcctcaatgtttcacacgaAGACTCACACAAAAGcgaacaaataacaaacaactaagcatgataaaataaagcagcaaagagaagggtttagaaacgcaaatctgggtttggggtggaagttccatcttctccttgttgaatgcatgggttgcctcccaagaagcgcttgctttaacgtcttccagccagaCGAATATGCCATGTTAAGCTTCACTAGTACCCACGGCAGGGAGGGGTACAtcatccacaacatgctccttgAAATTCTCATAGTAAGGCTTTAACCGATGGCCATTCACTTTGAACTCTTGTcctgttttcaagctttgaacttggactgcaccataaggaaagatattagtaataacaaacgggccaacccacttagaatgcaacttaccaggaaacaagcgaaggcgggaattaaagagtagcactttctgcccaatggagAATGATTTGCCTCGAATTATCTTATCATGGAAAGCCTTTGTCGTCTCCTTGTAAATTCGAGTGTTTTCATAAGCTTCAttcctaatctcttcaagttcattcaattggagcttcctatgaattctaGCGGCATCAACGTCCATTTGAATGTTTTGATGGCTTAATGCGCCTTGCGCTTCAATTctacgggaagatggcatggtttgccataaatgagccgaaatggggacatgccTAGGGGTGTCTTATATGCCGTGcaatatgcccacaatgcatcctccaaacgtacgctccaatccttccttgttgggCCAACGGTCTTCTCTTGAATTTGCTTAATccccctatttgaaacctcggcttgcccattggcttgaggatgataaggtgttgaaaccttatgcgtgacgttgtacttcttgagcgaagcctcaatggttcgattgcaaaagtgaaaCCTTCCATGACTTATGAttactcgtggcattccaaaccttgcaaataggttagttctaatgaaatctgcaaccactcaaGAATCATTAgctcgggtggcttttgcttccacccatttcgacacataatccacaacaagtaagatataaaggaaaccatgtgaggaaggaaaaagacccataaaatcaatgccccacacatcaaaaatttcaacaagaaGTATAACATTTTGCGGCATTTAATCCCTTGCACTTATGTTACCTattctttggcaacgatcacaagacatacaaaaggttctagtatccttaaataaagttggccaataaaatccacattctaaaaccttAAGGGTTGTGcgttgtgtcctaaagtgtcccccacatgcacAAGTAtgacagaatgttaaaatagaattgaattccatgtcatgcacacacttacgtataatctgatccgagcaatatttccacaagtatggatcatcccaaacataaaacctagcatcgtttttcaatttatcacgttggtttcTGTTTAGAGTGTTTGGAAGTATGGATCACCAAATccgcataccaaggctcacttaccttaatggatagCAATTGCTCATCAGGGAATGTTTCTGAAATAGGTAAGGGCTCCTCCTCATGTACCAtacggcttaggtggtcagccaccatgtTTTCACTCCCCTTTTTATCTTTAATTTCGATGTTAAACTCTTGAAGAAGcagcatccatcgaattagccttggtttggcttctttcttggtgaacaaatactttaaagctgcatgatcagtgaaaataataaccttagtaccaagtaaatatgatcaaaatttatctaaagcaaagacaatggcaagaagttctttttcagtggtcgaatagtttaattgagcatcattcaatgTTCGGGATGCGTAGTAGATAACATGCGgcttcttgtcctttctttggcctaaaacagcccctaatgcatagtcggatgcatcacacgTGAGCTcaaacggaaggctccaattcgatggaacaatgatgggtgccgtggttaacAAGTCCTTGAGGTGTTGGAAAGCTGCCGTGCACTTCTTGTTGAAATCAAAAGTTGCAtttttttgtaggagacggcatagagGTTAGGAGACCTTTGAGAAATCGTTAATGAACCTTCGataaaaacctgcatgtccaaggaacaaatgaacctctctaaccgaagtaggagagggtaagtggcgCACAAGATCTATctttgatttatcaacctcaatacctttttcagaaatgatatgacctaaaactatgccttgtttaacaatgaaatgacatttttcccaatttagaacaaggttagtttcaatgcatcgttttaaaatcaaactaaaattattcaaacacccatcaaatgaatcaccaaaaacactgaaatcatccataaaaacctcaataattttctcaacataatctgaaaacatgttcatcatgcatctttgaaatgtggcaggtgcattgcataaaccaaatggcatgcgacgataagcaaatttaccaaaggggcatgtgaaagtggttttcTCTTGATCTTCTGGAGCTATCATAATTTGATTATAActtgaatatccatcaagaaaacaattaaaagcataacccgctaacctttcaagaatttgatcaatgaatggctaCGGAAaatgatccttccttgtagtggcattgagcttcctataatcaatacaAACCCTTCAACCTATTTGGATTCGagtaggaacaagctcattttcGGCATTTGTCACCATAgttactccggatttctttggaacatATTGAACCGgagacacccaacgactatccgaaattggatagatcactccacaatccaagagcttgattatctccttcttcacaacttccatcattggagggttgattcggcgttgagcctctcgagatgcTTTAGACCCTTCCTCCAAAAGTATACGATggatgcatgtggtagggcttattcccttaaTGTTGGCCAAGGTCCAACCAATTgctgttttgtactcctttaacACCCTCACTAACTTACGTTCTTCTTGTGCCCATGAGTGAGGAGGAGATAATGACGGGCAAGGTCTCttggtctcccaagaaaacatacttcaaatggcttggcaatggtttaagttcaaggggGGGTGGCTGCACAACTAAAGGAATGGGCTTATTAGtcaaaattggaattgaaattgggtccAAAGACTTACCAGATTGTAGTGGCAATGACTCGAGGACAGCCATTATCCCAATCATATCTTCCTTAGGGGGCACGGCATGGTGTTCTCCATGAATGTCGTAGGTGGCCAATGTGGCTGGTCCATTGTTTTTGAATTCCGTTCCTCTtgtaatgaccaattcaagtgcatcttgattcaattgttcaaaatggtcCTGCGCCCAGGAATCAATtacatcaatagaaaaacatgaatgatcatcactaggtgatgtgataaataatagcactcaaattaaaccctctttttgacaattgtagtacaGATATAAGTatggatcgttctaggccggggatttggagggattgctaatctaatgaaaactgactcaaagatacaaaaatatgattaggagggttaattagtgatgaaacggttaatctggggtgttgagattCATAGTTTTTtgaaaaagcaattggaaatcaatttgtgtttaaaTGTGTCATGCGTGGAAAAGAATCCtttagctagcttatcacccatagttttccccaaattcgtccaaactttgtttaagtctttaagttacttgtttttactttaaattcgtcaaaaatcgAATCccttttactttgttgtgtcaaattagctaGAATCTGTCCTagtgtgtgtttttaagtgttttgagtcaaaactaattcaattttcgtccagagtaagtcctagagtctagtttgagtctatttgattgttttgagtcttttttgtttgttttgagtcatataagtttagttaagagtctttgagtttatttaagtgtttttaagcctagttttgtattcttaagtcagtttttattagattagcaatccctcctaatcccggCCCCTACtaacatctttactacaattgtcaataagtaGTGAagaagtagggatcgttctaggagattattaaaccaaacaaccctccaatgatgcaAGTCAATATTCCACTCCTTGATGAaatcaaacaagttccaaagtatgccaaattcttgaaagagctttgcacaacaaggaagaggatttcgaacAAGGAAGTGGTAAGGGTAAATGAGAATGTTTAAGTggttttacaaaggaaattacctcctaaatgcaaagatctagGCAGTTtcacaattccttgtgttattggcaatgttaaatttgaacatgccatgttagacctaggtgcatccattaatgtcatgccttattctatttatgcatctatgaacttaggagagctgAAAAAtgtggtgttattattcaattagccgatcgttctaatgcatatccataaggagttttggaagatgttttggtgcaggttaataacttaatctttccggctgatttctatgtgcttgataTGGAAGATTCGGCCCATTCCACTCCTTTGCCGATcctacttgggagacctttcatgaaaacagcccgcaccaagatagatgtgttcaaagggacattgacaatggaatttgatggtgagattattgattttaacatttctgaaactatgaggtATCCTagtgatgatcattcatgtttttctattgaAATTATTGATTCATTGGCGTAGGAACATCTTGAACAATTACATGAGGATGCACTTGAAAtggtcattacaaatggaatgggaatcaaaaaccaaaGGGCACCAGTAAACCACACCCACGGCACCATTGAAGAACTCCATGCCGTGCCCCCTTGTGAAGAAGAAGTTGAGATGGTGGCTGCTCTAGAATTGTTGCCCCAACAATTTGGTAAGTCTCCAATTTTAATTCTAATTCTCGTTtctactaataagttgttaccctcagtgatACAGGCACCTtcccttgagcttaaaccattaccaaatcacttgaagtatgtcttCTTGGGAGAACAAGAGACTTTGCCCGTCATAGTCTCTTCCCCACTCACggcataagaagaagaaaagttgaTGAGGGTGTTAAAGGAATACAAAACAaccattggatggaccttggccaaCATCAAGGGAATAaaccctaccacatgcatgcatagtatacttttggaggagggggctaaaccatcTCGAGAGGCTCGacgccgactcaaccctccaatgatggaagtcgtAAAAAAAGAGATTATCAAGCTACTTAATTGTGGAGTAATCTATCCAATCTttgatagttgttgggtttcccTAGTCCAAGTTCTAAAGAAATATGAAgtcactgtggtgaagaatgaagagaattcaaggtgaatgggcaccgtttgaagccatattatgagAATGTCGAGGGGCAAGTTATGgaggatgtacccctccatgtcgtgggctccaaagaagcttaaaaggaggtatcaTTTGGCTGGAAAAGGTTAAAGCAAAGGCTTCTTGGGAGgtaacccatgcattcaaataaaaagGACCTAGGAACTTCCAGCTCCACAACTacatttgcgttcctaaaccttACTCTTTactgcttttactttgccatgatagttgtgtttgttagttttgtttgattgtttgagtgtgagtttttgtttgaaacactgaggacaatgtttggtttaagtgtgggggggggggtaaataagctatttttgcatgattttcatcagattttatcacctatcacttctaatgttgtttctcaatgtttttaagtgtttttagtgtgttttgaagtgttttaatgtgttttaacagaaaatacgaaaatttgaagaaaaaaatcgaaaaagttttgaaaaacccaaaaagagttgtttttagagtcgtttttgtgtgtttgtgtcttagggtaccttccaacacaatgatgcggatttggtttttaattgcatgactgttaaagaaagttacaaacatggatggaagtttgatttgcactttagtttatgcttagttgtagttgtcgttacgaattcacatgtaatcacaaaagaaaaaaaatcagtttttgtaaacATGCTTGAagaaagaaactcaaactaacactACAATCTTGAGaaacttgagcctaaactttgtttacagagttattaatctgtgatttcttattttctaaagttgttgcatgatctcattatttctttgcttggttgctactgaGAATgtgttttcatcattatagttccaaatactagaactcatgcccatttcattcaaagcatgatattgattgcataacataaaataagatgaagttgtttagttaaaccagagccaaaaagccttaccctttgcatatgtattgtaggtttaacccttttgagccttatttagcctattttctttgttagccacattatctttacctagcctagaataagactatccatacccttgttcttaaagaataatggaacatgacttagagggaattccttttgacttacattatgcagaaaaacaagtgtgagGGAAGGTAAAagggcacggaaaaaaaaaacaaaaaaaaaagagaagaaaaagttctaaaacaaaaaaataaaaataaaagaaaaaaggtgagaaataagtgagaatgaactcacaagtattggctgttgaagaaagggtccaaaagtttgaatctggccctaaatgttgtgtgaatctcccatgggtgtttaaagttgatttctgcaatcaaaagggaattctaagtgtttatttcattactttgcttcctattgctttacgaacctttgtttatctttacctttctttgttagccaataccttagccccgttgcaacccttagacttctatcttgattgttatgtgtttcaatatgtggagtttgaaatggGTATGAccatatggaatccctggttcttgcgtctaagtagtggcattccgttcatgagatcatatgcatgttcatattaataattccagaaattgctttctttgttataacatttgtgagtgttagtctacatgtttacatcaatcttctcacatatacttagtgtagggagaGTAGtaagaaaatctatgtgaaaatagagagtatatccggtgaggaattgagggaattctcgaaggcatgttactactctcaaaatgttgttttaattgatgaaatgcgagctagtgagtggtaactGTGGTTAAGCGTTTACTCAAGAGtaaggatggctaaaatctatgtgagtagtgatttttaatatgtcatgttgcattggaaatgcctgaggcaaatgttggaaggtctagattgtgttttgtttattttattttgatcgaggactagcaaaagctaagtgtgggaaatttgataggagcatatttatgcaacttagttagcttgttttcttgcatttatgttgttagttcctagttatttcagtattttaagctattttcgtgtgtttgtaagtccaaagggctaaagtagcaagaaagtgcattttggtgcattttggagcagttttgggcttggaatagatatcacatgcatggagcaaggtggatggatgaaattgaagttcaagaagggctaagaatatgctaaagagatggaagaaattaattgaaAACTTGGAAaaaaaggaatcagctacaaagaaggaaacatgagtcaaacttccttattttgacttagtcaatcctaatcttttcctatttaatttccagctgcaaggaggatccctaattaatttaggacacttaaatatatgttctagaaGACTTAGTCCTATTTCCTAGTCCTTGCCGCGCCTATCCCTTTAAATTTCCTCTCTTGCCGCATAAGGAAGCACATTCCCTTTCCCTTTAAAAGGTTCTCGCATATCCTTTCCCCTTGTCCTGATatgagcatttttatgcgacttaattggcttgttctcatgcatttatgttgtttttccttagttagtttaagtgtttaaagtcattttcgtacaatttcaggttttagtgtcaaagtatgcaaaaagaagcaatttggagcattctagagcatttttgggccaagattggatagtgcaagcatggaggcatgaggatggacgaatttgaaggcttgaattcagttagggagctgcaagggggcctaaaaaaaaaaccttatttctagaaggctttatctattcacacatggtgcctaatttctagcttgtctcctagccgtcctagcttgtctcctagccgtcctagcttgtcactagccgtcctaccttgtctactagccgtcTAATGTGTAacttatgttgacacacaaattaaaccctatttgtgacaattgtagtaatgaagtaagtagggatcgttctaaccggggattaactaggggtgctaatctaatttgaattgactcaaaaacacaaaaactaaaatttaatttggtcgaatttgaaagtgtttatgactccaaatgcttaaaaacaaaaaataaaacaaatacgaatgactacgactcaacaaaatatggggggattgtggttggacgaatttaaactaaatgggcagattgtaaagaaaatagattctaagacaaaatttggatgaatcaatggatgatgggatagctaaggggttcttctccacacatgaaatatatgcaacgtaaatcaatttccaattatcaatccaataagttgtgaacctcgacactccaagttaattaggtccacttaaattaaccttcagatttccctagaatcattgaattggatgaatatgcatcgcaagcaaattattcctaacaaattctctatatgaacatcatgataaagatataagttagaatcattacgttctttggaaatcataagcatcgacaaggcatttgtaactatgaaaagcatgatacgcttgccaggaatctacttaacatgatcgtgactagcaaccttcactacttgtgaatataaattcataacgattaggtgaaacaaacttatatcctagcatcaaattcaagcatgcaaattaagcgtgcactctcaatcaacatacaagaataagttttaaatcaaacggttaagcaaattgtattcaaaacttatgcaacgataattggaagtaatcaacttatttcacatatataatcatggtttcgaatcaccccctagctaactagggggatttagcctctcatgttcacaaaaagagaattacaaatgaatttaaacataaagcacaaaggattgattacacctagaacgcccaacgaatccacgtgAATTGGTgcgcgtcgaagctcctctttcctcttctccttgatgcggcagattgggttttggatgattttgggtgaatttctgggttATAGATAGGTTTAGGGTTGTTTGGTagtgcggcaaggtggtggagtgatggaggaagggTTGTATGTTGGCTGGAAGTGTGGGGATGGCTGCGGTAAGGTTGGATTGTATGTGTAAGATCGCTGGAATGGAAGGGAGATGTCACGGCTTGGGAATTAGGGAAGAATGGTTGCGGCTGTGGTCGACAAAAGGTGAATTAGGGTACAGTTTttaagagaataaaaaaaatgggatcCAAAGTGATGGAATGCACGCAAAGGGAATAAAATaaatgggatggtggctgcctaaaattagggtgaatgatagAATGATTAGTGAGTGGAGTTGCGGCTTAggaattaaatatttgatgaaTGGGAGACACGGCTTATAGTGAATGGGGTGTAAAGGTGGCTGCGGATGGTTTTGTGAATGAATGGATTAAATGGATGGCTACGGATTAAGGGAATTAGGGTGATGGAATAGATTGGCTGGTTACGGTTTAGAGCGGAATATGTGTGAAAGGGGGCTGAATGGGGGTGCAC from Pyrus communis chromosome 9, drPyrComm1.1, whole genome shotgun sequence harbors:
- the LOC137744431 gene encoding uncharacterized protein, giving the protein MPSSRRIEAQGALSHQNIQMDVDAARIHRKLQLNELEEIRNEAYENTRIYKETTKAFHDKIIRGKSFSIGQKVLLFNSRLRLFPGKLHSKWVGPFVITNIFPYGAVQVQSLKTGQEFKVNGHRLKPYYENFKEHVVDDVPLPAVGTSEA